In Lujinxingia sediminis, a single genomic region encodes these proteins:
- a CDS encoding NAD(P)-dependent oxidoreductase, with translation MTDGSGLSPSPFADYKPPMDRGAAMVEANRCLNCYDAPCIRECPTGIDIPGFIKKIASENMRGSARVILEANILGASCARVCPTEELCEGACVLHDLHEEPIQIGRLQRYATDPVVLGEKALFKPAPSNGRSVACIGAGPASLGCAAELAQLGYEVVVFEKAEQPGGLNTYGIADYKMDYATALAEIEWVKQLGVSIRCNTEVGEDVSVASLFEDFDAVFMGVGLSGVSPVGIPGEELEGSQDALDFIAELKTHPKDDVSLKGKRVAVIGGGNTAIDAVTQASRLGAEKVYMVYRRTRERMGAYAHEQELARKDGGIFVLESMPVEILGEYGRVIGLKCQKTRSDADGRLEPVPGSEFVLDVERVFRATGQAKRVGFFDTIDGLEFDARGKVIADEHGRTSVKGLWTGGDCVSGGKEVVNAVAEGKRAAMSIHQTLEGAE, from the coding sequence ATGACTGACGGAAGCGGGCTGAGCCCATCGCCCTTCGCGGACTACAAGCCCCCCATGGACCGCGGCGCGGCGATGGTAGAGGCCAACCGCTGTCTGAACTGCTACGACGCGCCCTGCATCCGGGAATGCCCCACCGGCATTGATATCCCGGGGTTCATCAAGAAGATCGCCAGCGAGAACATGCGGGGCTCGGCTCGGGTGATTCTTGAGGCCAATATCCTGGGGGCCTCCTGCGCGCGGGTCTGCCCCACCGAGGAGCTCTGTGAGGGGGCGTGCGTGCTGCACGACCTTCATGAAGAGCCGATTCAGATCGGCAGGTTGCAGCGTTACGCCACCGACCCTGTGGTCCTTGGCGAGAAGGCGCTCTTCAAGCCGGCGCCTTCCAACGGTCGTAGCGTGGCGTGCATCGGGGCCGGCCCGGCAAGCCTGGGGTGTGCCGCCGAACTTGCGCAGCTGGGCTATGAGGTCGTGGTCTTTGAGAAGGCCGAGCAGCCCGGTGGGCTCAATACCTATGGCATCGCAGACTACAAAATGGATTACGCCACCGCCCTGGCCGAGATTGAATGGGTCAAGCAGCTCGGTGTGAGCATCCGCTGCAACACCGAGGTGGGCGAGGACGTCTCGGTGGCATCGCTCTTTGAGGATTTCGATGCGGTCTTCATGGGTGTGGGCCTGAGCGGGGTGTCGCCGGTAGGCATTCCCGGCGAAGAGCTTGAGGGCAGCCAGGACGCACTTGATTTCATCGCCGAGCTCAAAACACATCCCAAGGACGACGTTTCGCTGAAAGGTAAGCGTGTGGCCGTCATCGGCGGGGGTAACACCGCCATCGACGCCGTCACCCAGGCCAGCCGTCTCGGTGCAGAAAAGGTCTATATGGTCTACCGCCGCACCCGGGAGCGTATGGGCGCCTACGCTCACGAGCAGGAGCTTGCGCGCAAAGACGGCGGCATCTTCGTGCTCGAATCGATGCCCGTAGAGATCCTGGGGGAGTACGGCCGCGTCATTGGGTTGAAGTGCCAGAAGACGCGAAGCGACGCCGATGGGAGGCTTGAGCCGGTTCCCGGAAGTGAGTTTGTGCTCGACGTTGAACGGGTCTTTCGCGCCACCGGTCAGGCCAAACGCGTGGGCTTTTTCGACACCATCGACGGCCTGGAGTTCGACGCGCGCGGCAAAGTCATCGCCGACGAGCATGGCCGCACCAGCGTCAAAGGTCTGTGGACCGGCGGGGATTGTGTCAGCGGCGGCAAAGAAGTCGTCAACGCTGTGGCCGAAGGAAAACGCGCCGCAATGAGCATCCACCAAACCCTTGAAGGAGCCGAGTGA
- the preA gene encoding NAD-dependent dihydropyrimidine dehydrogenase subunit PreA yields MADLSCNIAGIKSPNPFWLASAPPTNTGYQVANAFEAGWGGAVWKTLGQPIVNTWSRYGAMDLNGQKIVGLNNIELITDRPLEVNLKEIYEVKKRFPNNAIIVSLMVESKREAWHEIVKKAEDAGADGLELNFGCPHGMSERGMGAAVGQVPEYCQQITEWVKEVATVPVLVKLTPNVTDIRYPARAAKAAGADGVSLINTINSVIGLDIDTLAPRPTVNGWSSHGGYCGPAVKPIALNMLSQIATDPETLGLPISGIGGVSTWKDAVEFIALGATSVQVCTAVMHYGFRIIEDLCDGLSNYLDERSMTLQELQGISLERIHDWKELDLNYVVNARIDQEKCIGCGLCYTACEDGAHQAIFSERRDDGRTFVEVKPDACVGCNLCSLVCPVDGCIEMVQIPNDFESCSWEEYSSGEGVLAPRPTYER; encoded by the coding sequence ATGGCCGATCTGAGCTGCAACATCGCGGGCATTAAGTCGCCCAATCCATTCTGGTTGGCCTCGGCGCCACCGACGAACACCGGTTACCAGGTTGCCAACGCCTTTGAAGCGGGGTGGGGCGGGGCGGTCTGGAAGACCCTGGGTCAGCCCATCGTCAACACCTGGTCGCGCTACGGGGCGATGGACCTCAACGGCCAGAAGATCGTGGGTCTCAACAACATTGAGCTCATCACCGACAGGCCTCTGGAGGTGAACCTCAAAGAGATCTACGAGGTGAAGAAGCGCTTTCCGAACAACGCTATCATCGTCAGCTTGATGGTGGAGTCGAAGCGGGAGGCCTGGCATGAGATCGTCAAAAAGGCGGAGGATGCCGGCGCGGACGGACTGGAGTTGAACTTCGGGTGCCCGCACGGGATGTCGGAGCGCGGCATGGGCGCGGCTGTCGGGCAGGTGCCCGAGTACTGCCAGCAGATCACCGAGTGGGTCAAAGAAGTGGCGACCGTTCCAGTGCTGGTGAAGCTGACGCCCAACGTCACGGATATTCGTTATCCGGCGCGCGCGGCGAAGGCCGCCGGTGCCGACGGGGTGAGCCTTATCAACACCATCAACAGCGTCATCGGCCTCGACATCGACACGCTCGCGCCTCGTCCCACCGTCAACGGGTGGTCTTCGCACGGCGGTTACTGTGGCCCGGCGGTCAAGCCGATTGCGCTGAATATGCTCTCGCAGATCGCCACCGACCCCGAGACTCTGGGCCTTCCGATCAGCGGTATCGGCGGGGTGAGCACCTGGAAGGATGCCGTCGAGTTCATCGCGCTCGGTGCCACCTCGGTGCAGGTCTGCACGGCAGTGATGCATTACGGCTTCCGCATCATCGAAGATCTCTGTGACGGGCTCTCCAACTACCTGGATGAGCGTTCGATGACGCTCCAGGAGCTGCAGGGCATCAGCCTGGAGCGCATCCACGACTGGAAAGAACTCGATCTGAACTACGTGGTCAACGCGCGTATCGATCAGGAGAAGTGCATCGGTTGCGGGCTTTGTTACACCGCGTGTGAGGACGGCGCTCACCAGGCAATCTTCTCGGAGCGACGCGACGACGGCCGCACCTTTGTTGAGGTGAAGCCCGATGCCTGCGTCGGTTGCAACCTCTGCAGTCTGGTCTGCCCGGTCGACGGTTGCATCGAGATGGTCCAGATTCCCAACGACTTTGAGTCCTGCAGCTGGGAGGAGTATTCCTCTGGCGAGGGCGTACTGGCCCCACGACCGACCTACGAGCGTTGA
- the hydA gene encoding dihydropyrimidinase, with amino-acid sequence MSQLVIRNGEIVTASQRYVADIYCENGTIQAIGPNLDVPAGVEEYDARGKYVFPGFIDPHTHVRLPFMGTMAVDDYESATVAALCGGTTTLIDFCIPERDESPLHAFNTWQEVSQGKACSDFTWHMAVTRFDEEVERELREIVSRGVTSFKVFLAYGGALGVDDAALLGVMKLAKELGVVVTAHCENSEMIDTLQKKLVAEGKLGPQWHEPSRPTYVEAEGTRHFCNLARTTGAEGYIVHLSCEDALKEAVDAQLAGANVWVETLIQHLVLDHTDAERPNFEGAKFVMSPPLRDKSNQDPLWNGFAKGIIATLGSDHAPFDMEQKRMGEDNFCLIPNGIPSLEDRVRVFFTEGVQTGRVDIHRFVDAASTQAAKIFGLFPKKGTIQIGSDADLVVYDPEVREMLSVETHHMNVDYNPFEGRDVQGRCELVTVRGHVQVRDGEFVGQKGIGEFLKRKPKMS; translated from the coding sequence ATGTCGCAGCTTGTCATTCGTAACGGAGAGATCGTCACCGCCAGCCAGCGTTATGTGGCGGACATTTATTGTGAGAACGGAACGATTCAAGCCATCGGCCCCAATCTGGACGTTCCGGCCGGGGTTGAGGAGTACGATGCCCGGGGCAAGTACGTGTTCCCGGGCTTTATTGATCCTCACACCCACGTGCGCCTCCCCTTTATGGGCACGATGGCCGTCGATGACTACGAGTCGGCCACCGTCGCCGCGCTCTGCGGAGGCACCACAACGCTGATCGACTTCTGTATCCCGGAGCGCGATGAGTCGCCGCTGCATGCCTTCAACACCTGGCAGGAGGTCTCGCAGGGGAAAGCATGCTCGGACTTCACCTGGCATATGGCGGTGACCCGTTTTGATGAGGAGGTGGAGCGAGAGCTGCGCGAGATCGTCAGCCGCGGCGTGACCAGCTTTAAGGTCTTTCTGGCCTACGGCGGAGCGCTGGGTGTTGATGATGCCGCGTTGCTGGGCGTGATGAAGCTCGCAAAAGAGCTCGGCGTGGTGGTCACCGCGCATTGTGAAAACTCTGAGATGATCGACACCCTGCAGAAGAAGCTCGTCGCCGAGGGCAAGCTCGGTCCGCAGTGGCATGAGCCCAGCCGCCCGACCTATGTGGAGGCCGAGGGCACACGGCACTTCTGCAACCTGGCGCGCACCACCGGGGCGGAGGGCTACATCGTGCACCTCTCGTGTGAGGATGCCCTCAAAGAAGCCGTCGATGCCCAGCTGGCCGGGGCCAATGTGTGGGTCGAGACGCTGATTCAGCATCTGGTGCTCGACCACACCGATGCCGAGCGGCCCAACTTCGAAGGCGCCAAGTTTGTGATGAGCCCGCCGCTTCGTGACAAGAGCAACCAGGACCCGCTCTGGAACGGGTTTGCAAAAGGCATCATCGCTACCCTGGGAAGCGACCATGCTCCCTTTGATATGGAGCAGAAGCGCATGGGGGAGGATAACTTCTGCCTGATCCCCAACGGCATCCCCTCGCTCGAAGATCGCGTGCGCGTCTTTTTCACCGAAGGCGTGCAGACGGGCCGCGTGGACATCCATCGCTTCGTGGACGCAGCGAGCACCCAGGCGGCGAAGATCTTCGGGCTCTTTCCGAAAAAGGGCACGATTCAGATCGGCAGCGATGCGGACCTGGTCGTCTACGATCCCGAGGTCCGCGAGATGCTCAGCGTAGAAACCCACCATATGAACGTGGACTACAACCCCTTTGAGGGGCGCGACGTTCAGGGGCGCTGTGAGCTGGTCACGGTGCGCGGCCATGTGCAGGTGCGCGATGGTGAGTTTGTGGGCCAGAAGGGCATCGGGGAGTTTCTCAAGCGCAAGCCAAAGATGAGCTGA